The sequence below is a genomic window from Planctomycetota bacterium.
TCTATCTGACGGTGGCGACCTTTCTCATCGTGCGGACCGGGCCGCGATGACGCTCGCGGCGATCGACGTCGGCACCAATTCCGTCAAGCTCCTGGTGGGGCGGATCTCGGCCGGCCGGGTGATCCCGGTGCTCAGCCGCGCGAGGATCACGCGCCTGGGGGAAGGCCTGGGACGCGGAAAAAAGATCTCCCCGGAGGCGGCGGAGCGGACGCTGGCGGCGCTGGCCGAATTCCGGCGTCTGGCGGAGGAACGCGGGGCGGGCGCGCCGGCCGCCGCCGGAACGCGGGCGCTGCGGGCGGCCTCCAATCGGGCGGCGTTTTTGAACCGCTGCCGGACGGAGGCGGGGGTGGAGGTCCGGGTGCTGTCGGGTCGCGAGGAGGCGCGGCTGGCCTTCCGCGGCGCGATCGGGGCGGCGCGGAGCCGCGGGCCCGTCGCGGCGATCGACGTCGGAGGCGGAAGCACCGAGATCATGGTGGGCGAGCCGCCCGGCACGCTGCGGGCCGCCTGGAGCCTGCCGTTGGGGGCGGTGACGCTGACGGAGCGTTTCCTCGCGCACGATCCGCCGGACGCCGGGGAGCTTGAGCGCCTGCGCTCGGAGATCCGGCGGCGCCTGGCCCGGGTGCCGGCGCGCCGGACGGGCGAGCTTCTCGGAATCGGCGGCACGGCTTCGACCGTGCTCCGGCTCACGGGCCGGGGCGGCCGGGCGGGTCTCCGGGAGGTGGAAGCCCTGGCGGAGCATCTTTCTCGCCGGACGGCGGCGGAGCGGGAGCGCCTGGGGGTGGAGCCGGGCCGGGCGGACATCGTGGCGGCCGGGGCGTGGGTCCTGGCCGAAGCCATGCGGCGTCTGGGAGCGGACCGCCTGCGGGCCGCCGAGGGAGGGCTCCGCCACGGGATTCTTCTGGAGCTGGCCGCCGGCCGCTGGCCCGTTCCGGAGCCCCCCGCGGGCGCTTCCTGAGTCCGCTTTTCGCTCCGCGTCGAGTTCCCCTTCAGAATTCCCCTGCGGTCGTTTATAATTCCGCGCTCATGAGGCTCGTCGTCAACGGCGAGCCGCGCGACGTCCGCGACGGGGCGACCCTCGAGGACCTCGTGCGGGAGCTGGGGCTGGAGCGCCGGCCGATCGCGGTGGAACGCAACCGGCGGGTGGTCCCGCGGGACCGCTACGCCGCCACCCGTCTCGAAGACGGCGACCGGCTGGAAATCGTCGGCCTCGTGGGAGGCGGCTAGTGCTCAAGATCGGCGGATTCGAATTTCGTTCGCGGCTCATCCTCGGCACCGGCAAGTACCCTTCCCCGGAGATCATGGTGCGCTGCCATGAGGCCTCCGGGACCGACTGCGTGACGGTCGCGGTCCGGCGGGTCGATCTCAAGGACACCAGCCGCACGAATTTCCTGAGCTGGATCGACCGTTCGCGCTACAAGATTCTCCCCAACACGGCCGGATGCCGGACGGCCGAGGAGGCGATCCGGACGGCCCTGCTGGGACGGGAGGCGCTGGGAACGCCGCTGGTGAAGCTCGAGGTGATCGGGGACGAGAAGACGCTTTACCCGGACCTCGAGGAGCTCGTGGCGGCGACGCGCTCGCTCGCGCGAGAAGGGTTCGTGGTGATGCCGTACACGAGCGACGACCTGGTGACGGCGCTGAAGCTCGTGGACGCCGGGGCGGCGTGCGTGATGCCGCTGGGGGCGCCGATCGGAAGCGGGCTGGGGATCCTGAACCCCCTGAACATCCGGCTGATCGTCGAGCGCGCGAAAGTCCCGGTGATCGTGGACGCCGGGGTCGGCACCGCCAGCGACGTGGCGGTCGCGATGGAACTCGGGGCCGACGGGGTGCTTCTCAATACCGCCGTGGCCCAGGCGCGGGATCCGGTGCGGATGGCGGAGGCGGTGCGCCGGGCGTGCGAAGCGGGCCGCCTGGCCTACGAGGCCGGGCGCATCCCCCGGCGGGAATACGCCTCCCCCTCCTCCCCTGAAGCCGGAAAGATTCAATGAAGGGCATCAAAGGCGTCGTTCTGGCGGGGGGCCTGGGCACCCGTCTGAGTCCCCTGACCCGGGTCACCAACAAGCACCTCCTGCCGGTCTACCGGAAGCCGATGATTTACTATCCGATCGAGAAGCTCGTCCGGGCCGGCCTGCGGGAGATCATGATCGTCACCGGCGGCCCCTTCGCGGGGGATTTCCTGAAGCTCCTCGGGAACGGAAAGGCGTTCGGACTGAAGGACCTCCACTACACCTACCAGGAGGGCGAAGGGGGAATCGCGGAGGCGCTCGGCCTGACGGAAAACTTCGTGGAGGGCGATCGCGTCTGCGTCATCCTGGGCGACAACATCTTCTCGGCCGACATCACGCCGGGGCTGACGCGATATATGGAGCAGCCTTCGGGAGCCAAGATCTTTCTCAAGGAGGTTCCCGACCCGGAGCGTTTCGGGGTGGCGGAGCTCGACGGCCCCCGGGTCG
It includes:
- a CDS encoding Ppx/GppA family phosphatase gives rise to the protein MTLAAIDVGTNSVKLLVGRISAGRVIPVLSRARITRLGEGLGRGKKISPEAAERTLAALAEFRRLAEERGAGAPAAAGTRALRAASNRAAFLNRCRTEAGVEVRVLSGREEARLAFRGAIGAARSRGPVAAIDVGGGSTEIMVGEPPGTLRAAWSLPLGAVTLTERFLAHDPPDAGELERLRSEIRRRLARVPARRTGELLGIGGTASTVLRLTGRGGRAGLREVEALAEHLSRRTAAERERLGVEPGRADIVAAGAWVLAEAMRRLGADRLRAAEGGLRHGILLELAAGRWPVPEPPAGAS
- the thiS gene encoding sulfur carrier protein ThiS → MRLVVNGEPRDVRDGATLEDLVRELGLERRPIAVERNRRVVPRDRYAATRLEDGDRLEIVGLVGGG
- a CDS encoding thiazole synthase, which produces MLKIGGFEFRSRLILGTGKYPSPEIMVRCHEASGTDCVTVAVRRVDLKDTSRTNFLSWIDRSRYKILPNTAGCRTAEEAIRTALLGREALGTPLVKLEVIGDEKTLYPDLEELVAATRSLAREGFVVMPYTSDDLVTALKLVDAGAACVMPLGAPIGSGLGILNPLNIRLIVERAKVPVIVDAGVGTASDVAVAMELGADGVLLNTAVAQARDPVRMAEAVRRACEAGRLAYEAGRIPRREYASPSSPEAGKIQ
- a CDS encoding sugar phosphate nucleotidyltransferase, with translation MKGVVLAGGLGTRLSPLTRVTNKHLLPVYRKPMIYYPIEKLVRAGLREIMIVTGGPFAGDFLKLLGNGKAFGLKDLHYTYQEGEGGIAEALGLTENFVEGDRVCVILGDNIFSADITPGLTRYMEQPSGAKIFLKEVPDPERFGVAELDGPRVVGIEEKPARPKSKYAVTGIYMYDNEVFSIVKTLRPSGRGELEITDVNNAYVRRGTLTWEALDGWWTDAGTFESLLRANNLVARTPEMH